In one Pseudomonas sp. 31-12 genomic region, the following are encoded:
- the yajC gene encoding preprotein translocase subunit YajC, which yields MSFFISNAMADAAAPAAAGPMGGGFEWIFLVGFLVIFYLMIWRPQAKRAKEQKTLLGSLQKGDEVVTTGGIAGKITKVSDDFVVLEVSDTVEMKFQKGAIAATLPKGTLKAI from the coding sequence ATGAGCTTTTTTATCTCTAATGCCATGGCTGACGCTGCTGCACCTGCTGCTGCCGGCCCAATGGGTGGCGGTTTCGAGTGGATTTTCCTGGTCGGTTTCCTGGTCATCTTCTACCTGATGATCTGGCGTCCACAGGCCAAGCGCGCCAAAGAGCAGAAAACCCTGCTGGGCAGCCTGCAAAAAGGTGACGAAGTTGTGACCACCGGTGGTATCGCCGGCAAGATCACCAAAGTGTCCGACGACTTCGTTGTTCTGGAAGTCTCCGACACCGTCGAAATGAAATTCCAGAAAGGCGCCATCGCCGCCACGCTGCCAAAAGGCACGCTCAAAGCGATCTAA